The sequence CGTGGTGGTGGCCGACCCCGCGACCGGCGAGCGGATCCGCCGTGACCTCGCCGGCTTCCGTCCGGCTGTCACGGTGGTGGTGAAGCCCGGCAACAACTGGGTCCACCCGTGGGCCCGGAGCTTCCCCGGGGTCTGACCCGCCCCCGCCCCGACCGGCGGGAACAGCTCTCATGCCCTGCTCATCCGGCCTCATCCCGCCCTCAGTACCGGCTGCTATTGTCGGCCACGATCCACCAGCCCAGGCCGAAAGCGGGACCAACTCATGTCGACAGTGCCTCAGTTGTCGGTCGTCATGCCGATCTACAACGAGCAGGAGGCGCTGCCGAGGACCGTCGAGCGGCTGCGGCCGATCCTCGACGCGCTCGGGGTGGGCTACGAGGTGGTCGGCATCGACGACGGCAGTACCGACGCGACCCCCGTACTGATGCAGAAGATCCGCCAGGACTGGCCGGAGTTCCGGATCATCAGGCTGTCCCGCAACTCCGGCCACCAGGCCGCGCTGAAGGCCGGGCTGGACCGCGCCCTGGGCGACTACGTGGTGAGCCTCGACGCCGACCTGCAGGACCCGCCGGAGAAGATCCCGGAGATGTTCGCGCTGGCCCGCGAACGGGAGCTCGACATCGTCTACGGGGTGCGCGGCGACCGCACCACGGACAGCTCGTTCAAGCGGCGCTCGGCCGGCGCCTACTACTGGCTGATGCGCAAGCTCGTCGGGAAGCGGATGCCCAACCAGGCCGGCGACTACCGGCTGCTCAGCCGGGCCGCCGTGGACGCGCTCAAGGCCCTGCCCGAGCACCAGCCGGTCTACCGGCTGCTGGTGCCGTGGCTGGGCTTCCCCAGCGGGGAGGTGGTCTACGTCCGCGAGGAGCGGGTGGCCGGCACCACGCACTACCCGCTGACGAAGATGGTCCGGCTCGCGCTGGACAGCATCGTCAACTTCTCGGCCGCCCCGCTGCGGCTGGCCACCTGGCTCGGCCTGCTCAGCTTCGCGGTCTGCCTGATCATGAGCGTCTACACCGCCGTGGCGTTCGCCATCGGGGTCACCGTCCCCGGCTGGTCCTCGCTCTTCATGGGGATGCTGTTCCTCGGCGCGGTGCAGCTGATCTGCGTCGGCCTGCTGGGCGAGTACACCGCGCGGATCTACTCGGCGGTGCAGGCCCGACCGGCCTATTTCGTCGGCTACGACTCGGTCGACGACGAACGCCGGGACAATTCTCGATGACATTCACCGGCGATCCGGCGCCGTCGACGCCGCCACCCGCACCGCCCCCGGCACCGCGCGGCGGGGACGCCCGGCGGCAGGTGCCGTCCTTCCTGGTGATCGGCGGGCTGAGCACGCTCTTCTACTTCGCGCTGTACGTGGGGCTGCGCCAGGTGGCCTCCCCGCAGGTGTCCAACCTGGTCGCGCTGGCCGTGAGCGCGGTCGCGAACACGGCGGCCAACCGGCGCTTCACCTTCGGGGTGACCGGCAGCGAGGGTGCGCTGCGCCACCAGGCCCAGGGTGCGGTGGCCTTCCTGATCGGGCTGGGACTGAGCGTCGGCGCGCTGGAACTGGTCGAGCCGGCCGCCTCCCGCCCGGTCGAGGTGGGCGGGCTGGTGCTGGCGAACGTGCTCGCCACGGTGGTCCGCTTCCTGCTGCTGAAGGTCTGGGTGTTCAAGGGCCGCTGAGGCCCGGGCACTCGCTCGGCGGCCCCGGTACGGCGAGGAGGGCCCGGAACGACGAGGAGGGCCCGGCCGCGTTCGACGCGGCCGGGCCCTCCTCGTCGGAGCGTTCCGGATCAGGCCCGGTGGGCCTCGCCCAGCCCGTCGGTGAACGCCTTGACCGCCTTGTAGTCGGGCAGCAGGCCGCTCGCCAGCGCCTCGGCCAGCGAGGGGGCCTCGGTGTCCTTGGCGGACAGCTGCGGCGCGTCGGCCGGCCACTCGATGCCCAGGTCCGGGTCCAGCGGGTGCACGCCGTGCTCGCCGGTCGGGTTGTAGGTCTCCGAGCAGAGGTAGGTCAGCGTCGCGTCGTCGCTCAGCGCGCAGAACCCGTGGCCGAGGCCCTCGGAGATGTACACCGCCTTGCGCTCGGTCTCGTCGAGCCGCACACCCTCCCACTTCCCGAAGGTCGGCGAGCCGACCCGCAGGTCGACGATGACGTCCAGGACGGCACCCCGCACGCAGGTGACGTACTTGGCCTGGCCGGGCGGGACGTCGGCGAAGTGGATGCCGCGGACGACGCCCCGGCTGGACAGCGACAGATTGGCCTGGGCCAGTCGCAGCGGGTGGCCGACGACCTCGGCGAGCCGGTCGAAGCGGTACCACTCGGTGAAGTGGCCACGCGCGTCACCGTGCACCTGGGGGGTGAGCTCCCAGGCGCCCTCGATGGACAGCTCGCGGATCTTCATCGGGTGCCCTCCTCGTCCAGCAGCGCCACCAGGTACTGGCCGTAGCCGCTCTTCAGCAGCGGCTCGGCCAGCTCGCGCAGCCGGGCGTCGTCGATCAGGCCGGCCCGCCAGGCCGCCTCCTCGATGCAGCCGATCTTGAAGCCCTGGCGCTCCTCGATGACCCGGACGAACTCCGAGGCCTGCACCATCGAGACGAACGTGCCGGTGTCCAGCCAGGCGGTGCCCCGGTCGAGGATCGTCACGTGCAGGTCGCCGGCCTGGAGGTAGGCCTCGTTGACCGCGGTGATCTCCAGCTCGCCACGGGCACTCGGCTTCAGGCCGCGGGCGATCTCGACCACGCGGTTGTCGTAGAAGTACAGGCCGGGGACGGCGTACCGGGACTTGGGCTCGGTCGGCTTCTCCTCGATGGAGATGGCCTGGCCGTCCTCGTCGAACTCGACCACGCCGTAGGCGGTCGGGTCGGCCACCGGGTAGGCGAAGACCCGGCCGCCCTTGGCGCCGGTGTGCTCGGAGAGCCGGGTGCCGAGGCCGCTGCCGTGGAAGATGTTGTCGCCGAGGATCAGCGCGACGGACTCGTCGCCGATGAAGTCGGCACCCAGGACGAAGGCCTGGGCGATGCCCTCGGGCTTCTCCTGGACGGCGTACTCCAGGCGGAGGCCGAACTGGGAGCCGTCGCCGAGCAGACGCTCGAACTGGTCGCGGTCGTTCGGGGTCGTGATGATCAGGATCTCGCTGATCCCGGCCATCACGAGGGTCGAGAGGGGGTAGTAGATCATCGGCTTGTCGAAGACCGGGAGGAGCTGCTTCGACACCGCTCGAGTCAGCGGCCACAGCCGGGAGCCGGTGCCGCCGGCCAGAAGGATTCCACGCATGCGTGCACCTTATGCGAGAACGGGCAGGGGGTACGGCCGGGGTCCTGGGCAGCCGCGGGACGGCGATAGACTGCGCGCATTATGCGCATCCTTGTGACCGGCGGCGCCGGGTTCATCGGGTCGGAGTTCGTCCGTCAGCTCCTCGGAGCCGACGCCGAGGCTCGGATCACCGTCTTCGACAAGCTCACCTACTCCGGCGTCGAGGCCAACCTGGCTTCCGTCGCGGGGCACAGCGGCTACACCTTCGTCCGCGGCGACATCTGCGACGCCGCGGCCGTCGACGACGTCATGCCCGGGCATGACGTGGTCGTCCACTTCGCGGCCGAGTCGCACGTGGACCGCTCCATCGCGGGCGCGGGCCCGTTCGTGCTGACCAACGTCGTCGGCACCCAGGTCCTCCTGGACGCCGCCCGCAAGCACGGCGTCGGCCGCTTCGTGCACATCTCCACCGACGAGGTGTACGGCTCGATCAGCGAGGGCTCCTGGACGGAGGAGTGGCCGCTGGTGCCGAACTCCCCGTACTCGGCCTCCAAGGCCTCCTCGGACCTGCTGGCGCTGGCCTACCACCGCACGCACGGCATGGACGTCGTGGTGACCCGCTGCTCCAACAACTACGGGCACTACCAGTTCCCGGAGAAGGTCATCCCGCTGTTCACCACCAACCTGATCGACGGCAAGAAGGTGCCGCTGTACGGCGACGGCGGCAACGTCCGCGACTGGCTGCACGTCTCGGACCACTGCCGCGGCATCGAGCTGGCCATGCGCAAGGGCCGCGCCGGCGAGGTCTACAACATCGGCGGCGGCACCGAGGCCACCAACAAGGAGCTCACCGGGCTGCTGCTCGAGGCCGCCGGGGCGGGCTGGGACATGGTCGAGCACGTCGCCGACCGCAAGGGCCACGACCTGCGCTACTCGATCGACATCAGCAAGATCCGCGAGGAGCTCGGCTACGAGCCGCAGGTCCGCTTCGAGGACGGCCTCGCCGAGACCATCACCTGGTACCGCGAGAACCGCGCCTGGTGGGAGCCGCTGAAGACGAAGGCGGCTCTGGAGAAGTGACCGGGACCTCCTCGGGTCCGGTCCGCTGGCTGGTCACCGGCGCGGCCGGGATGCTCGGCCAGGACCTGCTGACGGTCCTGGCCGGCGACCCGGCGGCCGAGGTGACCGCCCTCGGGCGGGCCGACCTCGACATCACCGACGCGGCGGCCGTGCTGGCCGCCGTCGAGGGCCACCACGTCGTCGTCAACTGCGCGGCCTGGACGAACGTCGACGGCGCCGAGACGGCCGAGGAGGCCGCCACCGCCGTCAACGGCACCGGCGTGCGCCACCTGGCTGCCGCCTGCGCCAAGAGCGGCGCCCGGCTGCTCCAGGTGTCGACCGACTACGTGCTGCCCGGCGACGCCACCGAGCCGTACGCCGAGACCGCGCCGACCGGCCCGGTCAACGCCTACGGCCGCGGCAAGCTGGTCGGGGAGCAGGCCGTGGCCGAGCTCCTGCCCGAGCACGGCTACGTGATCCGCACCGCGTGGCTCTACGGCGAGCACGGCAAGAACTTCGTGGCCACCATGCTCCGGCTCGCCGCCCAGCGCGACAGCCTCGACGTGGTGGACGACCAGCAGGGCCAGCCGACCTGGTCGCTGGCCCTGGCCCGGCAGCTCGTCGCGCTCGGCCGGGCCGCGCTCGCCGGGCAGGCCCCGGCCGGCGTCTACCACGGCACCGGCGGCGGCCGGACCACCTGGTACGGCCTGGCCCGGGAGTCCTACCGGCTGAGCGGGCTGGACCCGGAGCGGATCCGGCCGACCACCTCCGCCGCGTACGTCACGCCGGCCGTCCGGCCCGCGTTCAGCGTGCTGGGCCACGACCGCTGGGCCGACGCCGGGCTGAGCCCGCTGCCGGACTGGCGGGAGCAGCTGGCCGAGGCACTCGGCACGCCGGTCTTCGCCGAGCTGGGCTCGGTGGCCCGGTCGACCGAGAGTGACAGGTCTCAGTGAAGAATCCGCTGACCAAGGTCGCCGCCGCGCTGCCGCCGGGAACCCTGGCGGTGGCCGGCGGCACCGTGGTGCTCGGGGCCGCCTCCTACATCCACCTCGGGGTGGCCGGTCACAGCCTGTCCGTCGACGACATGGCGAACGTTTCCCTGCTGTGGACGATCGTGATGTCCGTCGGGATCGGTGTGTTCTTCCCGATCGAGCAGGAACTCACCCGGATCGTCGCGGCCCGCGCCGCGCTCGGCCACGGCGCGGCCCCGGTGCTGCGCCGTGCCACGCTGCTGACCGGCGGCATCCTCGGCGTCGTCCTGCTGGGGCTCGGCGTCGGCTCGCGGAAGATCGCCGATGTGATGTTCCACGGCGACCGCTCGCTGGTGCTGGCCCTCGGCGGCGCCTTCGCCGGCATGGCCGTCTGCTACCTCACCCGCGGTGTGCTGGCCGGTCTCGGCCGGTTCGGCGCCTACGGCACCCAGCTCGGCATCGACGGCGGCCTGCGGATCGGCCTGGCCTTCGGCGCCGGCCTGGCCGGGGTGCACTCCGCGCTGGCGTTCAGCCTGATCCTCGCCCTGGCGCCGGTCGCGGCCACCGTGCTGACGCTGCCGCCGCTGTTCAAGGCGGTCCGGCCCGGCCCGCGGATCCCCTGGTCCGAGCTCTGCTCCGGCCTCGGCCTGCTGATCTGCTCGACCCTGCTGTCGCAGGTCGTGGTGAACGCCGCGGTGGTGAGCACCAAGCTGCTCGCCCCGGAGGAGTCGGCCCTGATCGCGGCGCTGCTCAACGCGCTCGTGCTGGCCCGGGTCCCGCTGTTCGTCTTCGGCTCGCTCCAGGCCTCGCTGCTCAGCGGCCTCTCGGCGGCGATCGCGGTGGGCGACCGGGCGGCCTTCACCGGTATGCTTCGCCGGATCGGCGTCGTGGTCGGCGGTCTCGGTCTGCTCGGCGGAATCCCGGCGGTGCTCCTCGGGCCCCGGCTGATCCAGGTGCTGTTCGGGGCCGAGCCGGTGCTCGGCCACCTCGACTTCTTCTGGATGTCCGCCGGTACCGTCGCGTACATGTTCGCGATGGTGCTGGGTCAGGCGCTGATGGTATTCAAGCGGCACAACCTGCAGCTGCTCTGCTGGGCGCTCGGCACCGGTGTGCTGGCCGGCATCACCTTCATGCCCGGCGAGGTCGCCACCCGGGTGGTGGTGGCGTACACCGCCGGGTCGGTCGCGACCGTGCTCGGTATGCTTGCCGCTCTCAGGCGCAGCTTCCCCGGTTCGACGGCGAACCAGGCCGGTCCCGCGCCGAGTACGTCGGAGCAGGCTGTGCCCACCATGAGTGCCCGGGTGAGCGGCGAATGACCGTCTCGCCCCCCGACATACGGATTTTTGCCGCGCACGAGCGCGGGAGACACCACGAACATGGAGCCCCCATGTCCCAGTACGACGATGTCTGGCTGGTGATCCCGGCCTACAACGAAGGCCAGGTGATCGCTGACGTTGTGGAGGGAGCGCGCAAGACGTTCCCGAACATCGTTGTGGTCGACGACGGCAGCGCCGACGACTCGGCCAAGCACATTATGAGCACCGGCGCGCACCTGGTGCGGCACCCGGTCAACCTCGGCCAGGGCGCCGCACTGCAGACCGGGCTGGCCTACGCCCTGGCCCAGCAGGGCGCCAAGTACTTCGCCACCTTCGACGCGGACGGCCAGCACCAGACCGCCGACGTCGAGAAGATGGTCGCGCTGCTGCGCACCGGCGAGGCCGACGTGGTCCTCGGCTCGCGCTTCATCGAGCAGAACGGCCAGGTGCCGTGGATCAAGCGCGTGGTCCTGCGGACCGCCGCGACGGTCAGCCCCACCGCCCGCAAGCTCAAGCTGAC comes from Streptomyces sp. TLI_053 and encodes:
- the rfbA gene encoding glucose-1-phosphate thymidylyltransferase RfbA, translating into MRGILLAGGTGSRLWPLTRAVSKQLLPVFDKPMIYYPLSTLVMAGISEILIITTPNDRDQFERLLGDGSQFGLRLEYAVQEKPEGIAQAFVLGADFIGDESVALILGDNIFHGSGLGTRLSEHTGAKGGRVFAYPVADPTAYGVVEFDEDGQAISIEEKPTEPKSRYAVPGLYFYDNRVVEIARGLKPSARGELEITAVNEAYLQAGDLHVTILDRGTAWLDTGTFVSMVQASEFVRVIEERQGFKIGCIEEAAWRAGLIDDARLRELAEPLLKSGYGQYLVALLDEEGTR
- the rfbC gene encoding dTDP-4-dehydrorhamnose 3,5-epimerase, whose amino-acid sequence is MKIRELSIEGAWELTPQVHGDARGHFTEWYRFDRLAEVVGHPLRLAQANLSLSSRGVVRGIHFADVPPGQAKYVTCVRGAVLDVIVDLRVGSPTFGKWEGVRLDETERKAVYISEGLGHGFCALSDDATLTYLCSETYNPTGEHGVHPLDPDLGIEWPADAPQLSAKDTEAPSLAEALASGLLPDYKAVKAFTDGLGEAHRA
- a CDS encoding glycosyltransferase family 2 protein, whose protein sequence is MSQYDDVWLVIPAYNEGQVIADVVEGARKTFPNIVVVDDGSADDSAKHIMSTGAHLVRHPVNLGQGAALQTGLAYALAQQGAKYFATFDADGQHQTADVEKMVALLRTGEADVVLGSRFIEQNGQVPWIKRVVLRTAATVSPTARKLKLTDSHNGLRVLNREAAGRLRITMNGMAHASEIVSFLAGADLRVAELPVDILYTDYSRAKGQSLINGVNIIFDISLRERGRR
- a CDS encoding glycosyltransferase family 2 protein — translated: MSTVPQLSVVMPIYNEQEALPRTVERLRPILDALGVGYEVVGIDDGSTDATPVLMQKIRQDWPEFRIIRLSRNSGHQAALKAGLDRALGDYVVSLDADLQDPPEKIPEMFALARERELDIVYGVRGDRTTDSSFKRRSAGAYYWLMRKLVGKRMPNQAGDYRLLSRAAVDALKALPEHQPVYRLLVPWLGFPSGEVVYVREERVAGTTHYPLTKMVRLALDSIVNFSAAPLRLATWLGLLSFAVCLIMSVYTAVAFAIGVTVPGWSSLFMGMLFLGAVQLICVGLLGEYTARIYSAVQARPAYFVGYDSVDDERRDNSR
- a CDS encoding GtrA family protein — its product is MTFTGDPAPSTPPPAPPPAPRGGDARRQVPSFLVIGGLSTLFYFALYVGLRQVASPQVSNLVALAVSAVANTAANRRFTFGVTGSEGALRHQAQGAVAFLIGLGLSVGALELVEPAASRPVEVGGLVLANVLATVVRFLLLKVWVFKGR
- the rfbB gene encoding dTDP-glucose 4,6-dehydratase; this translates as MRILVTGGAGFIGSEFVRQLLGADAEARITVFDKLTYSGVEANLASVAGHSGYTFVRGDICDAAAVDDVMPGHDVVVHFAAESHVDRSIAGAGPFVLTNVVGTQVLLDAARKHGVGRFVHISTDEVYGSISEGSWTEEWPLVPNSPYSASKASSDLLALAYHRTHGMDVVVTRCSNNYGHYQFPEKVIPLFTTNLIDGKKVPLYGDGGNVRDWLHVSDHCRGIELAMRKGRAGEVYNIGGGTEATNKELTGLLLEAAGAGWDMVEHVADRKGHDLRYSIDISKIREELGYEPQVRFEDGLAETITWYRENRAWWEPLKTKAALEK
- the rfbD gene encoding dTDP-4-dehydrorhamnose reductase, with protein sequence MTGTSSGPVRWLVTGAAGMLGQDLLTVLAGDPAAEVTALGRADLDITDAAAVLAAVEGHHVVVNCAAWTNVDGAETAEEAATAVNGTGVRHLAAACAKSGARLLQVSTDYVLPGDATEPYAETAPTGPVNAYGRGKLVGEQAVAELLPEHGYVIRTAWLYGEHGKNFVATMLRLAAQRDSLDVVDDQQGQPTWSLALARQLVALGRAALAGQAPAGVYHGTGGGRTTWYGLARESYRLSGLDPERIRPTTSAAYVTPAVRPAFSVLGHDRWADAGLSPLPDWREQLAEALGTPVFAELGSVARSTESDRSQ